From a region of the Flavobacterium sediminilitoris genome:
- a CDS encoding asparaginase has translation MPNKPQILLIYTGGTIGMVKDFSTGALKAFNFKKLLNKIPEIQLLDCNIDTISFEFPIDSSNMNVQYWQQIATIIEENYSTFDGFVVLHGSDTMSYSASALSFMLENLEKPVIFTGSQLPIGDLRTDAKENLITAIQIASLQQNGVAIIQEVGLYFEYKLYRGNRTTKISAEHFNAFASPNFSELAESGVHLKINKDILLRKIANKKLKVNKNFDKNVVILKVFPGINEDVVEAIINITNLKGIVLETYGSGNAPTEKWFIEKLKKAINKKIHVINVTQCSGGAVAMGQYETSTQLRDIGVISGFDITTEAAITKLMYLLGQKVSFNVFKTIFETSLRGEL, from the coding sequence ATGCCGAATAAGCCACAAATTTTACTTATTTATACTGGAGGAACCATTGGAATGGTTAAGGACTTTTCTACTGGTGCTCTCAAAGCATTTAATTTTAAAAAATTACTTAATAAAATCCCTGAAATACAACTTTTAGATTGCAATATTGACACCATTTCTTTTGAATTTCCAATAGATTCATCTAATATGAATGTTCAGTATTGGCAACAAATAGCAACAATAATAGAAGAAAATTATTCAACATTTGATGGTTTTGTTGTTCTTCATGGTTCTGACACAATGTCTTATAGCGCTTCAGCATTAAGTTTCATGCTTGAAAACCTTGAAAAACCAGTTATTTTCACAGGTTCTCAATTACCAATAGGAGACCTAAGAACGGATGCTAAAGAAAATTTAATTACAGCAATTCAAATTGCTTCATTACAACAAAATGGAGTCGCTATTATTCAAGAAGTTGGCCTGTACTTTGAATATAAACTATACAGAGGAAATAGGACAACCAAAATTAGTGCTGAACATTTTAATGCTTTTGCCTCTCCAAATTTTTCAGAATTAGCAGAGTCAGGAGTCCATTTAAAGATAAACAAAGATATTTTATTAAGAAAAATAGCAAATAAAAAACTAAAAGTCAATAAGAATTTCGATAAAAATGTTGTTATTTTAAAAGTTTTTCCCGGAATTAATGAGGATGTTGTTGAGGCAATCATAAATATAACAAATTTAAAAGGAATTGTTTTAGAAACTTATGGCTCAGGAAATGCTCCTACAGAAAAATGGTTTATAGAAAAATTAAAAAAGGCAATAAATAAAAAAATTCACGTTATAAATGTTACGCAATGTAGCGGAGGTGCTGTCGCTATGGGACAATATGAAACAAGCACACAATTAAGGGACATAGGAGTTATTTCAGGATTTGATATCACAACAGAAGCTGCAATAACAAAATTAATGTATTTATTGGGACAAAAAGTTTCTTTTAATGTATTTAAAACTATTTTTGAAACCAGTTTAAGGGGCGAACTATAG
- a CDS encoding 1-acyl-sn-glycerol-3-phosphate acyltransferase, with amino-acid sequence MSKFDSIRPFYDSEVNEALCSSLNHPMMKAMMNFTFPDTEEEVWKEQLKKTHSIRDFQVNFVYQSIMKVLEKSSDGLTTSGFEKLEPNTSYLFISNHRDIILDTSLLNVSLFDHGLVMTASAIGDNLVQKDFVLNLSKLNRNFLVQRGLTPRELLQSSKLMSEYMYHLLSKENRSVWIAQREGRTKDGNDATHQGVLKMLGMASDEKEVTDFFKKIKIVPVSISYEYDPTDALKMPQLLAQAKDEVYIKNKNEDFITLLSGIIGQKKRIHIHVGNVINKELDYIKIHNDNTNKQVQALANVIDDSILQHYKLWPTNYIAYDILNNTTQYSQFYTTEEKQLFQRRFEMRIDTDNKTLRDGFLAMYANPVVNKMKYNNAE; translated from the coding sequence ATGTCTAAATTTGATTCTATTCGTCCGTTTTATGATTCTGAGGTTAACGAAGCCTTGTGTTCTTCATTAAATCATCCTATGATGAAAGCGATGATGAATTTTACCTTTCCAGATACTGAAGAAGAAGTTTGGAAAGAACAATTAAAAAAAACACACTCAATACGTGATTTTCAAGTTAATTTTGTGTATCAATCTATAATGAAAGTATTAGAAAAAAGCTCAGATGGATTAACTACTTCTGGCTTTGAAAAATTAGAACCTAATACATCTTATCTTTTTATTTCAAATCATAGAGATATTATTTTAGATACATCATTACTTAATGTTTCATTGTTCGACCATGGATTAGTTATGACAGCTTCTGCAATTGGAGATAATTTAGTACAAAAAGATTTTGTATTAAACTTATCAAAATTAAACAGAAACTTCCTAGTTCAAAGAGGATTAACACCTCGTGAATTACTCCAAAGCTCTAAATTAATGTCTGAATACATGTACCATTTACTATCAAAGGAAAATCGTTCCGTTTGGATTGCGCAAAGAGAAGGACGAACTAAAGATGGAAATGATGCAACACATCAAGGTGTCTTAAAAATGCTAGGAATGGCTTCAGATGAAAAAGAAGTTACCGATTTTTTCAAAAAAATAAAAATCGTTCCAGTCTCTATTTCTTATGAATATGACCCAACCGATGCATTAAAAATGCCACAATTATTAGCACAAGCTAAGGATGAAGTTTATATAAAAAATAAAAACGAAGATTTCATTACACTTCTAAGTGGAATTATAGGGCAAAAAAAACGTATCCATATCCATGTAGGAAATGTTATTAACAAAGAACTTGACTATATTAAAATTCATAATGATAACACAAACAAACAAGTTCAAGCATTAGCTAATGTAATAGACGATTCTATATTACAGCATTATAAATTGTGGCCAACAAACTATATTGCTTATGATATATTAAATAATACCACTCAATATTCACAATTCTACACAACTGAGGAAAAACAATTATTCCAAAGAAGGTTTGAAATGAGAATTGACACAGATAACAAAACACTAAGAGACGGATTTTTGGCAATGTATGCTAATCCAGTTGTAAATAAAATGAAATATAATAATGCCGAATAA
- a CDS encoding TatD family hydrolase, whose product MTLTDTHTHLYSEEFDQDRNESIQNAINAGVSRFFIPSIDSNYTQKMYDLEQQYPENIFLMIGLHPTYVKENYLEELAHVEKELASRKFYAIGEIGIDLYWDKTFLKEQQYVFKHQIQLAKKHKLAINIHCRDAFDEVFEVLESEKSDDLFGIFHCFTGDFKQAKKAIDLNMKLGIGGVATFKNGKIDQFLKEIDLKNIVLETDSPYLAPVPYRGKRNESSYTLLVAQKLAEIYNVSVAEIANITTENSKAIFGI is encoded by the coding sequence ATTACGCTTACAGATACTCATACACATCTATATTCTGAAGAATTTGATCAAGACAGAAATGAAAGTATTCAAAATGCTATTAACGCTGGAGTTTCTCGTTTTTTTATTCCTTCAATTGATTCTAATTATACCCAAAAAATGTATGATTTAGAGCAACAATATCCTGAAAATATATTTTTAATGATAGGCTTACACCCTACTTATGTTAAAGAAAATTATTTAGAAGAATTAGCTCATGTAGAAAAAGAATTAGCTTCAAGAAAATTCTATGCAATAGGAGAAATTGGAATTGATTTATACTGGGATAAAACATTCCTAAAAGAACAACAATATGTTTTTAAACATCAAATACAATTAGCAAAAAAACACAAATTAGCTATCAATATTCATTGTAGAGATGCATTTGATGAAGTATTTGAAGTTTTAGAGAGTGAAAAAAGCGATGACTTATTTGGTATTTTCCATTGTTTTACTGGTGATTTCAAGCAAGCTAAAAAAGCAATAGATTTAAATATGAAATTAGGAATAGGAGGAGTTGCTACCTTTAAAAATGGAAAAATAGACCAATTCTTAAAAGAAATTGATTTGAAAAATATTGTTTTAGAAACAGATTCTCCCTATTTAGCACCAGTGCCTTATCGTGGAAAAAGAAATGAAAGTAGTTATACCTTATTAGTTGCGCAGAAATTAGCAGAAATTTATAACGTGTCAGTAGCAGAAATTGCTAATATTACTACGGAAAATTCGAAAGCAATTTTCGGAATTTAA
- a CDS encoding tetratricopeptide repeat protein translates to MQEDIYILFENYLQNKMVFEEKAAFEEQLLNDNDLREKLELYKETTQFLKTKYSQEGKMFEENLKEIAKNYASHETISSKPKVISIHKKWFTIAATILLFISIWFFIQTSNPKYTDYNEHQKAYFTERSDVNESLKQAQDAFNAKNFKEAVSYFKKTKQTNNLGLEEELYYAISLIEINQYDQAENILNTLKNGKSVYKEKAIWYLGLSKLKQKEYSKCKEYLELLPESAEDYQKAQRILKEL, encoded by the coding sequence ATGCAAGAAGATATATATATCCTTTTTGAAAATTATTTACAAAACAAAATGGTTTTCGAAGAAAAAGCTGCTTTTGAAGAGCAACTTCTAAATGATAATGATTTAAGGGAAAAACTAGAATTATACAAAGAGACTACTCAGTTTTTAAAAACTAAATATTCTCAAGAAGGTAAAATGTTTGAAGAAAACTTAAAGGAAATTGCTAAGAATTATGCTTCTCATGAAACAATTTCTAGCAAACCAAAAGTTATTTCAATACATAAAAAATGGTTTACTATAGCTGCTACAATACTTCTATTCATTTCAATTTGGTTTTTTATTCAAACTTCTAATCCTAAATATACTGATTATAATGAACATCAAAAAGCATATTTCACAGAAAGAAGTGATGTAAATGAAAGCTTAAAACAAGCTCAAGACGCCTTCAATGCAAAAAATTTCAAAGAAGCTGTTTCTTATTTTAAAAAAACAAAACAAACTAACAATTTAGGACTAGAAGAAGAATTATATTATGCCATTTCATTAATAGAAATCAATCAATATGACCAGGCTGAAAATATATTAAATACATTAAAAAATGGCAAATCGGTATACAAAGAAAAAGCTATTTGGTATTTAGGTCTATCCAAATTGAAACAAAAAGAATATTCAAAATGTAAGGAATACTTAGAATTATTACCTGAAAGTGCAGAAGATTATCAGAAAGCACAACGAATTTTGAAAGAATTATAA
- a CDS encoding RNA polymerase sigma factor translates to MVEKNAHQDQLYIDGLLNNNTKIIHAIYKKFAPKVTHYIKMNNGSEDEAQDVIQEVLITIYNQAKQNNLKITCPFDAYFFLLCKRKWLNELKKSSNKEVTLQDDNVSKDESLQEMLFETELFNEKQALFEKMFLQLGEKCKELLKLSFILKTMEEVATTLNVSYAYARKKKSLCTGKLTEMIRESIEYKSLTKQ, encoded by the coding sequence ATGGTAGAAAAAAATGCACATCAAGATCAATTATATATAGATGGATTATTAAATAATAATACTAAAATTATTCATGCTATATATAAAAAATTTGCTCCAAAGGTTACTCATTATATAAAAATGAATAATGGAAGTGAAGATGAAGCTCAAGATGTTATTCAAGAAGTATTGATTACAATTTACAATCAGGCAAAACAAAATAATTTAAAAATAACTTGCCCTTTTGATGCTTATTTTTTCCTATTATGTAAAAGAAAATGGTTAAATGAATTGAAAAAATCTTCAAATAAAGAGGTAACATTACAAGATGATAATGTATCTAAAGATGAATCACTTCAAGAAATGCTATTCGAAACAGAACTATTTAATGAAAAACAAGCGTTGTTTGAAAAAATGTTTTTACAATTAGGAGAAAAATGTAAAGAATTACTCAAACTGAGTTTTATATTAAAGACGATGGAAGAAGTAGCAACAACTTTGAATGTTTCTTACGCTTATGCAAGAAAGAAAAAATCACTTTGTACAGGAAAACTAACTGAAATGATTCGAGAATCTATAGAATATAAATCCTTAACGAAACAATAG
- a CDS encoding DUF7849 domain-containing protein, with protein sequence MFKKIATLIVLITSGVLFSQTKVQDTVTRKATILPSQNQNTFIFNSETPSLNQIAGAPKAFYSYYWEFGDGSYSTKKEPKHTYKKPGDYEVKLWVTNNYDTGKTPTTRPKKVKTNETADVSDNEIQILKDPIELRRNREPLPDEDFVITLSYKNEKEYVTNGTIYFYYNEKEFKNDNFELLEIRNYNDENISDLGSDLVYSNDYDDQFSAYASSENRMYTAVKFQDTTERKNLPLSIEEAKQVFKKGKKITFKNLNPNEQRNIFFSLKTTPEMIKDTSAILKVRSIYVPDDNYENHRVKDMEMEIVTSHDPNKMSTSGLFINYRLVRFKRIKFKTRFQNDGEGPARTIRLETDVPDMFDKSTLQIENMYPECPICPKNEEVRYSCLDTIIKQKQIIFTFKNIYLPGTQQKNVTEKDSTKGFVKYSLKFGKDFHKQTTKSRTSIIFDKNEPIITNYSRTRFNPGISIGIKAGYNYYPRLNNSRSYFTGITISPFKSYRFYWQSELYANKHDFESERTTSISNDPEVVGPFDLNNGTVIDNAFVGRENTSQKSQKIIETVPVSLRYNINNYIGVGFGPHITTIISSELERINTIRYYEVTQSPSGFVPGNEYGELTRSNSQFIKEKTEVQTQFFLDTTFGFARIGPSVGIRYYKNFKTDFDSWHFYAIWKF encoded by the coding sequence ATGTTTAAAAAAATAGCTACACTTATTGTTTTAATAACTTCTGGTGTGCTTTTTTCTCAAACTAAAGTTCAGGATACAGTTACTAGGAAAGCAACTATACTTCCAAGTCAGAACCAAAATACGTTTATTTTTAATTCGGAAACACCATCTTTAAATCAAATTGCAGGTGCTCCAAAAGCTTTTTATAGTTATTATTGGGAGTTTGGAGATGGAAGCTACAGTACTAAAAAAGAACCAAAGCATACTTATAAAAAACCAGGTGATTATGAAGTAAAATTATGGGTTACTAATAATTATGATACAGGGAAAACACCTACCACTCGTCCGAAAAAAGTGAAAACAAATGAAACAGCAGATGTTTCGGACAATGAAATTCAAATTTTAAAAGATCCTATTGAATTAAGGAGAAATAGGGAGCCACTACCTGATGAAGATTTTGTAATAACATTGAGTTATAAAAATGAAAAAGAATATGTAACTAATGGCACGATTTATTTTTATTACAACGAAAAAGAATTTAAAAATGATAATTTTGAGTTACTTGAAATTAGAAATTACAATGATGAAAATATTAGTGATTTAGGAAGTGATTTAGTTTATAGTAACGATTATGACGATCAATTTTCTGCTTATGCTTCTTCTGAGAATAGAATGTACACTGCTGTTAAATTTCAAGATACAACAGAAAGAAAGAATCTTCCTTTGAGTATTGAGGAAGCAAAACAAGTCTTTAAAAAAGGAAAAAAAATAACATTTAAGAATTTAAACCCAAATGAGCAACGTAATATTTTCTTCAGTTTAAAAACAACACCAGAAATGATTAAAGACACAAGTGCTATTTTAAAAGTAAGAAGCATTTACGTTCCTGATGATAACTATGAAAATCACAGAGTAAAAGATATGGAAATGGAGATTGTAACATCACATGATCCTAATAAAATGTCTACTAGTGGTTTATTTATAAATTATAGATTAGTTCGTTTTAAACGGATTAAATTTAAAACTCGTTTTCAAAATGATGGAGAAGGACCAGCAAGAACTATTCGTTTAGAAACAGATGTCCCTGATATGTTTGATAAATCAACTCTGCAAATAGAAAATATGTATCCAGAATGTCCAATTTGTCCAAAAAACGAAGAGGTAAGATATAGTTGTTTAGATACTATTATCAAACAAAAACAAATTATTTTTACTTTCAAAAACATATATTTACCTGGTACACAGCAAAAAAATGTAACAGAGAAAGATTCTACAAAGGGATTTGTAAAATATAGTTTGAAATTTGGAAAAGACTTCCATAAACAAACCACTAAAAGTAGAACATCTATAATATTTGATAAAAACGAACCTATTATAACTAATTATTCCAGAACTCGATTTAATCCAGGAATTTCTATAGGAATAAAAGCGGGTTATAATTATTATCCAAGATTAAACAACTCTAGAAGTTATTTTACTGGAATTACAATTTCACCATTTAAATCGTATCGTTTTTATTGGCAAAGCGAGTTATATGCAAATAAGCATGACTTTGAAAGTGAGAGAACAACCTCTATTTCTAATGATCCAGAAGTTGTTGGACCATTTGATTTAAATAATGGAACTGTTATTGACAATGCTTTTGTAGGTAGAGAAAACACTTCACAAAAATCACAAAAAATTATAGAAACTGTTCCTGTTTCTCTCCGATATAATATAAATAATTATATAGGAGTTGGTTTTGGACCACATATAACAACTATAATTTCATCTGAATTAGAAAGAATTAATACAATTCGTTATTATGAGGTTACCCAGAGTCCTTCTGGTTTTGTTCCTGGAAATGAATATGGAGAATTAACTCGAAGTAATTCTCAATTTATCAAAGAAAAAACAGAAGTGCAAACACAATTTTTTTTAGACACAACTTTTGGTTTTGCTAGAATTGGGCCTAGTGTAGGTATTAGATATTATAAAAATTTTAAAACTGATTTTGATTCTTGGCACTTTTATGCAATTTGGAAATTTTAA
- a CDS encoding CHAT domain-containing protein, with protein sequence MQFGNFNFFWFLFFFSILGFSQNLEDQIYDATDIFIAKPSVSGLEILRNKENQFVSEVNTKEEQLALVILSCNKAFYEKKFNQINNAIKSYEFAWKNYSVNNLANYDIIEYCLKPLAHLYTITGNYTLAENTIKSYLFLAEKEGNSFQKTAAILNLSVVYHNTGNHKMAASILEKELQNKNISTKQRADLENNLAVNYIALKKYDDASSLLTLNKDDYQSIKNKAFISLQKGNSVLARSEFEKAKNLFFQNENNTARDIANFYIDEASLFLKLNNNVLAKQSYTNALKSLLPFLKQNILPEKSNIYGETAFINIFDGLAFLEKSTTRKLAFYDLSFHASSLINENLVSQESQILQQVEDRKRTEKCIDILWKEYEKEKSSLLLKMAFKYAENSKNTVLKERNNQKTLLQRFPNNKDLKLQNVLLSKQESLINEYVRLQITHDNPTKIVKLNDDLTTLSIELKEVNERINKTFKKNEDFSLSLDTLEVKLEKDKAQMLYYFWGKDCFYSFYFNHNKIHWERIALDKKNIDILQKFIHYFDDSNAINNDVLAFSSTAFSLFNLLNLKQLEQHKTLVIIPDGILHFISFDALVTHKSETTTFSKIPFLLFQNKMAYQTNAAFYIQNNTSKKNNKIAGFFPVFKNTNAFLEYSIDEAKVLEKNNAVLFMNKNANRMNFKKNTTQYSILHLSTHGTSGSFTTPATLVFYDDVMLVNELYGLENCNPDLVILSACETGVGKLQKGEGSISIARAFQYAGAKNILFSLWKINDYATAEIMTNFYTNYFNNHSFFESNYNSKKDYLQNESISNAKKSPYYWSAFVYYGVIDTPKTSYLYYLLLGLITCIVLFLIYGRFTRFLKRKEI encoded by the coding sequence ATGCAATTTGGAAATTTTAATTTTTTCTGGTTTCTCTTCTTTTTTTCTATATTAGGGTTTTCCCAAAATTTAGAAGATCAAATATATGATGCAACCGATATTTTTATTGCTAAACCATCTGTTTCAGGCTTAGAAATATTAAGAAATAAAGAAAACCAATTTGTTTCTGAGGTTAATACAAAAGAAGAACAATTAGCACTAGTTATTTTAAGTTGTAATAAAGCATTTTATGAAAAGAAATTCAATCAAATCAATAATGCTATAAAATCGTATGAATTTGCTTGGAAAAACTACTCGGTTAATAATTTGGCAAACTATGATATTATTGAATATTGTTTAAAACCTTTAGCCCATTTATACACTATAACAGGAAATTATACTCTTGCAGAAAACACTATTAAAAGTTACTTGTTTTTAGCAGAGAAAGAAGGGAATTCGTTTCAAAAAACAGCAGCAATTTTAAATTTATCTGTTGTATATCATAATACAGGAAATCACAAAATGGCTGCTTCTATTTTAGAGAAGGAGCTTCAGAATAAAAACATTTCTACAAAACAAAGAGCTGATTTAGAAAACAATTTAGCAGTTAATTATATTGCCTTAAAAAAATATGATGATGCTTCAAGCTTATTAACACTTAATAAAGATGATTATCAATCAATAAAAAACAAAGCCTTTATTTCGTTGCAAAAAGGGAATTCAGTATTAGCAAGAAGCGAATTTGAAAAAGCAAAAAATCTGTTTTTTCAGAATGAAAATAATACAGCTCGTGATATTGCTAATTTTTATATTGATGAAGCTTCTCTTTTTTTAAAACTTAACAATAATGTATTAGCAAAACAAAGTTATACGAATGCTTTAAAAAGTTTATTACCGTTTTTAAAACAAAATATACTTCCTGAAAAAAGCAATATATATGGAGAAACAGCATTTATAAACATTTTTGATGGATTAGCATTTCTTGAAAAATCAACTACGAGGAAATTGGCATTTTATGATTTAAGTTTTCATGCTAGTAGTTTAATTAACGAAAACCTTGTTTCACAAGAATCACAAATTTTACAACAAGTTGAAGACCGAAAGCGTACAGAAAAATGTATTGATATATTATGGAAAGAATATGAAAAAGAGAAATCAAGCTTGCTCTTAAAAATGGCATTCAAATATGCTGAAAATAGCAAAAATACTGTTTTAAAAGAAAGAAATAATCAAAAAACATTACTTCAACGATTCCCTAATAATAAAGATTTAAAACTTCAAAATGTATTGCTTTCAAAGCAAGAATCTTTAATTAATGAATATGTAAGATTACAAATTACACATGATAATCCAACGAAGATTGTAAAGCTAAATGATGATTTAACTACGTTAAGTATCGAATTAAAAGAGGTTAATGAGAGAATAAATAAAACGTTTAAAAAGAATGAGGATTTTTCTTTATCATTAGATACTTTAGAAGTAAAGCTAGAGAAGGATAAAGCGCAAATGTTATATTATTTTTGGGGTAAAGACTGTTTTTATTCATTTTATTTTAATCATAATAAAATTCATTGGGAGAGAATAGCTTTAGATAAAAAGAACATTGATATATTGCAAAAATTCATTCATTACTTTGATGATTCAAATGCGATAAACAACGATGTTCTTGCATTTTCATCAACTGCATTTTCATTATTCAATCTTTTAAATCTAAAACAATTAGAACAACATAAAACACTTGTGATTATTCCTGATGGAATTTTACATTTTATTTCTTTTGATGCATTGGTTACACATAAATCTGAAACTACAACTTTTTCAAAAATCCCATTTCTACTCTTCCAAAATAAAATGGCATATCAAACAAATGCTGCTTTTTATATTCAAAACAATACTTCAAAGAAAAACAATAAAATAGCAGGTTTCTTTCCTGTTTTTAAAAATACAAATGCCTTTTTAGAATATTCTATAGATGAAGCGAAAGTATTAGAAAAAAATAATGCAGTATTGTTTATGAATAAAAATGCAAATAGAATGAACTTCAAAAAGAATACTACTCAATATTCCATTTTGCATTTATCGACACATGGTACAAGTGGTTCATTTACAACTCCTGCAACTTTGGTTTTCTATGATGATGTTATGCTTGTCAATGAATTATACGGACTTGAAAATTGTAATCCTGATTTAGTGATTTTAAGTGCTTGTGAAACAGGAGTAGGGAAGTTGCAAAAAGGAGAAGGTTCTATCAGTATTGCTAGAGCTTTTCAATATGCTGGTGCTAAAAATATCTTGTTTAGTCTTTGGAAAATTAATGATTATGCTACTGCTGAAATTATGACTAATTTTTACACGAACTATTTTAATAATCATTCCTTTTTTGAGTCTAATTATAATTCTAAAAAAGATTATCTTCAGAATGAATCCATCTCTAATGCTAAAAAATCTCCTTATTATTGGAGTGCTTTTGTGTATTATGGTGTAATTGATACTCCTAAAACCTCATATTTATATTATTTACTATTAGGATTAATTACCTGTATTGTGCTATTTTTGATTTATGGAAGATTTACAAGATTTCTTAAAAGGAAAGAAATATAA
- a CDS encoding retropepsin-like aspartic protease, whose product MEDLQDFLKGKKYKKIKFTILKTQHLLIKASINTVKGTFILDTGASNSCVGLEGIEKFQLFAENSETKAAGAGAIGMDTQLSKNNKLQLSRWKTSDFNLIIFNMSHVNEALRLYKTKPVDGIIGADILLNGKAIIDYSNHYLYLL is encoded by the coding sequence ATGGAAGATTTACAAGATTTCTTAAAAGGAAAGAAATATAAAAAAATTAAGTTTACTATTTTAAAAACACAGCATTTATTAATTAAAGCCTCTATAAATACAGTAAAAGGCACTTTTATATTAGATACTGGTGCAAGTAATAGCTGTGTAGGACTAGAAGGAATTGAGAAATTCCAATTATTTGCAGAAAATTCTGAAACCAAAGCTGCTGGTGCTGGAGCTATTGGAATGGATACTCAATTATCTAAAAATAATAAATTACAGTTAAGTAGATGGAAAACTAGTGATTTTAATTTAATTATTTTTAATATGAGTCATGTTAATGAAGCTTTAAGACTATATAAAACAAAACCTGTAGATGGTATTATTGGTGCGGATATTTTATTAAATGGAAAAGCTATTATTGATTATAGTAATCATTATTTGTATTTGTTATAA
- the odhB gene encoding 2-oxoglutarate dehydrogenase complex dihydrolipoyllysine-residue succinyltransferase — protein sequence MILEMKVPSPGESITEVEIATWLVQDGDYVEKDQAIAEVDSDKATLELPAEASGIITLKAEEGDAVAVGAIVCLIDTSAAKPEGSTSEAPKTEAKVEEKKPEAPKAAPVAEKTYASQTPSPAARKILDEKNIQPSDIIGTGKDGRITKDDALNAVPSMGTPTGGSRGSERTKLSMLRRKVAERLVAAKNETAMLTTFNEVNMTPINIIRNQYKDEFKAKHNGVGLGYMSFFTKAVTRALQLYPDVNSMMDGDYKVAYDFADISIAVSGPKGLMVPVVRNAENLTFRGVEAEIKRLALRARDGQITVDDMTGGTFTITNGGVFGSMLSTPIINPPQSGILGMHNIIERPIAVNGKVEIHPMMYVALSYDHRIIDGRESVGFLVAVKEALENPVELLMDNNPKKALEL from the coding sequence ATGATTTTAGAAATGAAAGTCCCTTCACCGGGTGAATCAATTACAGAAGTAGAAATTGCAACTTGGTTAGTACAAGATGGTGATTACGTAGAAAAAGATCAAGCTATAGCTGAAGTAGATTCAGATAAAGCAACATTAGAGTTACCTGCGGAAGCAAGTGGAATTATTACACTTAAAGCTGAAGAAGGCGATGCAGTAGCTGTTGGAGCAATTGTATGTTTAATTGATACAAGTGCTGCAAAACCAGAAGGATCAACATCTGAAGCTCCAAAAACAGAAGCGAAAGTAGAAGAGAAAAAACCAGAAGCTCCAAAAGCAGCTCCAGTTGCTGAAAAAACATATGCTTCTCAAACTCCTTCTCCTGCAGCAAGAAAAATTTTAGACGAGAAAAACATTCAACCTTCTGACATTATAGGAACAGGGAAAGATGGAAGAATCACTAAAGACGATGCATTAAATGCTGTACCATCAATGGGAACTCCAACAGGTGGATCTCGTGGTTCTGAAAGAACTAAATTATCAATGTTACGTAGAAAAGTAGCAGAGCGTTTAGTTGCAGCTAAAAATGAAACAGCAATGTTAACGACTTTCAATGAAGTTAACATGACACCTATTAATATTATCCGTAATCAATATAAAGATGAATTCAAAGCTAAACACAATGGTGTTGGCTTAGGATATATGTCTTTCTTTACAAAAGCAGTTACAAGAGCTTTACAACTTTATCCAGACGTAAATTCAATGATGGATGGCGATTATAAAGTAGCTTACGACTTTGCTGATATCTCAATTGCAGTTTCTGGACCAAAAGGTTTAATGGTTCCTGTTGTTCGTAATGCAGAAAACTTAACATTTAGAGGTGTTGAAGCGGAAATCAAAAGATTAGCACTTAGAGCTCGTGATGGCCAAATTACAGTTGATGATATGACAGGTGGAACATTTACTATTACAAACGGTGGTGTTTTTGGAAGTATGTTATCTACTCCAATTATTAATCCTCCTCAATCTGGAATTTTAGGAATGCACAATATTATTGAGCGTCCAATTGCAGTAAATGGTAAAGTTGAAATTCACCCAATGATGTATGTTGCATTATCTTATGACCACAGAATTATCGACGGTCGTGAGTCTGTAGGATTCTTAGTAGCTGTGAAAGAAGCTTTAGAAAATCCAGTAGAATTATTAATGGATAACAATCCTAAAAAAGCTTTAGAATTATAG